A portion of the Paenibacillus marchantiae genome contains these proteins:
- a CDS encoding tyrosine-protein phosphatase, with amino-acid sequence MVEMHCHILSGLDDGPVHMEQSIAMAEKAAASGITSIIATPHHLNGQYNNQPNVVNQAVDLLHAELRKRNICLEIRPGQEIRVHDNLIADLYAGKCCTLAGSRYMLLELPFGHIPSQFPGILQELKLAGIIPIIAHPERNRLIQNNPDLLVEYLGQGALCQITAQSVIGLFGRKVQRWCFHFCKENGFHFISSDAHNLEERTFSMKAAYHLLERRFGDRLVQNLQNNACSVWNNQIIKPEEPVIMKRRLLFW; translated from the coding sequence ATGGTTGAAATGCACTGCCACATTTTATCCGGTCTGGATGATGGCCCTGTTCATATGGAGCAGTCCATTGCGATGGCTGAGAAAGCGGCAGCCTCAGGAATTACCTCGATTATTGCTACTCCGCATCACCTGAACGGGCAGTACAACAATCAACCCAACGTGGTCAATCAGGCAGTGGACCTGCTACATGCAGAACTTCGCAAACGCAACATTTGCTTGGAGATCCGTCCCGGACAGGAGATCAGGGTGCATGACAACCTGATTGCAGACTTATACGCAGGAAAGTGCTGCACACTCGCCGGGAGCCGATACATGTTGCTGGAATTGCCCTTTGGTCATATCCCCTCGCAGTTCCCCGGGATACTCCAAGAACTTAAGTTGGCGGGTATCATTCCTATTATTGCTCATCCCGAACGAAATCGTCTAATCCAGAACAATCCCGATTTATTGGTTGAATATCTTGGGCAAGGTGCTTTATGTCAAATCACGGCTCAATCGGTCATAGGACTTTTCGGGCGAAAAGTTCAGAGATGGTGTTTTCATTTTTGCAAAGAAAACGGATTTCATTTCATTTCATCGGATGCTCATAATTTGGAAGAAAGAACATTTTCAATGAAAGCTGCATATCACCTGCTTGAACGCCGATTTGGAGATCGTCTAGTTCAAAATTTGCAAAATAATGCGTGTTCGGTCTGGAACAATCAAATCATAAAGCCGGAAGAACCCGTAATTATGAAGCGTAGATTGTTGTTCTGGTAA
- a CDS encoding YveK family protein has product MELKEYMQILRKRIWIIIAFVAVACIGAGVKSYFLTVPLYEANAKLIVNQAYNVQGVPSLDISSIQTNIKVISSYMEIIKSSAILDKVATTYPDLGMNGNELGQILRVSTANESQVMNLTVTGLSSEKAAKTVNAVAKVFKSQIPVIMKVDNVTILSEAKPTDSSGPINVNPVMNILISFFVGLLLSIGLIFLLEYLDDTLKTEDELEKELRIPALAVISRIRKEDARFSKQSTTSQKQVGDGQYATVNQ; this is encoded by the coding sequence ATGGAGCTAAAAGAGTATATGCAAATTTTACGAAAACGAATTTGGATCATTATTGCTTTTGTTGCTGTTGCATGTATTGGGGCAGGGGTTAAAAGTTATTTTTTAACGGTACCTCTATATGAGGCGAACGCTAAATTAATCGTGAACCAGGCATATAACGTTCAAGGTGTTCCAAGCCTTGATATTAGTTCAATTCAAACCAATATTAAAGTAATTAGTTCTTATATGGAAATCATTAAATCTTCGGCAATCCTCGATAAAGTAGCTACTACATACCCCGATCTTGGCATGAACGGTAATGAGCTGGGACAGATCCTACGGGTATCCACGGCAAATGAATCCCAGGTTATGAATTTAACCGTCACCGGTTTATCTTCTGAGAAAGCGGCAAAAACCGTAAATGCCGTTGCCAAAGTGTTTAAATCCCAAATCCCCGTAATTATGAAAGTGGATAATGTAACCATTCTGAGTGAAGCCAAACCCACGGATTCCTCTGGACCCATCAATGTCAATCCCGTTATGAACATCCTAATCAGTTTCTTTGTCGGACTTCTATTATCTATAGGGTTGATATTCCTGTTGGAATACTTGGACGATACTTTGAAAACAGAGGATGAATTGGAAAAAGAACTGCGTATACCTGCACTAGCCGTCATCTCGAGAATCCGAAAAGAAGACGCCCGTTTTTCCAAGCAATCAACAACATCTCAAAAACAGGTAGGTGATGGCCAGTATGCCACGGTTAACCAATGA
- a CDS encoding CpsD/CapB family tyrosine-protein kinase — protein MPRLTNEKGTLVTMANPKSTSSEAYRKLRTNIQFSSIDSQIQTIMIASALSGEGKTTTIGNLAVTYAQEGKKVLLMDTDLRKPAVHRMFNVPNHVGLTSVLSSQYKVTEVLRETGVEGLHVLSSGPIPPNPSEMIGSRKMTALLQDLKEEYDVILFDTPPVLAVTDALIISSLCDGVILVVSAGKVKKDFVKKAKAHLEHVNARILGAVLNNVQLPKSRSSYYGGNA, from the coding sequence ATGCCACGGTTAACCAATGAAAAAGGGACCCTTGTAACGATGGCTAATCCCAAGTCTACATCATCTGAAGCATATCGGAAGTTAAGAACCAATATCCAATTCTCATCGATTGATAGTCAGATTCAAACGATCATGATTGCTTCGGCATTGTCCGGCGAAGGGAAAACTACAACGATCGGCAATCTGGCAGTTACCTATGCCCAAGAAGGAAAAAAGGTACTGCTTATGGATACGGACCTGCGAAAACCTGCGGTGCATCGCATGTTTAATGTTCCTAACCATGTAGGTCTGACCAGTGTATTATCCAGCCAGTATAAAGTTACGGAAGTACTTCGGGAAACTGGAGTGGAAGGACTGCATGTCCTGTCTTCCGGCCCTATACCTCCTAACCCTTCAGAGATGATTGGATCTCGTAAAATGACGGCTTTGCTCCAGGATTTGAAGGAAGAATACGATGTGATTTTATTTGATACACCTCCTGTTCTGGCAGTTACGGACGCTTTAATTATTAGTTCATTGTGTGATGGTGTCATTCTTGTTGTGAGCGCGGGCAAGGTGAAGAAGGATTTCGTTAAAAAGGCAAAAGCCCATCTCGAACATGTGAACGCACGTATCCTCGGAGCGGTCTTGAATAATGTGCAGCTGCCCAAAAGTCGGAGTTCTTATTACGGCGGAAATGCATAA
- the galU gene encoding UTP--glucose-1-phosphate uridylyltransferase GalU, whose protein sequence is MTKVRKAIIPAAGLGTRFLPATKAMPKEMLPIVDKPTIQYIVEEAVASGIEDIIIVTGKGKRAIEDHFDSAFELEQNLLEKGKLSLLEEVRKSSNVDIHYIRQKEALGLGHAVWCARNFIGNEPFAVLLGDDIVVSEVPCTKQLIQQYEKVKQSVLGVKTVSPSETYRYGIIDPLHTEGRLSSVNSMVEKPPLGTAPSNLAIMGRYILTPKVFEYLEEQNVGAGGEIQLTDALQMLNRDEGISAYDFEGSRFDVGEKLGYILTTLDFALKNKELRAPVLMAIEEILMKEQLNQMLVAGGDSL, encoded by the coding sequence ATGACTAAAGTGAGGAAAGCAATCATTCCCGCAGCCGGCTTGGGAACCCGATTTTTACCCGCTACAAAGGCAATGCCTAAAGAAATGCTCCCTATTGTGGATAAACCGACCATTCAATACATCGTTGAAGAAGCTGTAGCTTCCGGAATTGAGGACATTATTATTGTAACGGGCAAGGGAAAACGTGCGATTGAAGATCATTTTGATAGCGCGTTTGAATTGGAGCAAAATCTGCTCGAAAAAGGAAAGCTCAGCTTACTGGAAGAAGTCCGGAAGTCCTCCAACGTTGATATTCATTACATAAGGCAGAAGGAAGCGCTGGGACTCGGGCATGCGGTATGGTGTGCTCGAAACTTTATTGGCAATGAACCGTTTGCTGTCTTGCTCGGCGATGATATTGTGGTTTCTGAAGTACCGTGCACGAAGCAGTTAATTCAGCAATATGAGAAGGTCAAACAATCTGTACTCGGTGTGAAAACGGTGAGTCCAAGTGAAACCTACCGCTACGGAATTATTGATCCCCTGCATACAGAGGGACGCTTATCCTCTGTAAACAGCATGGTTGAAAAACCCCCGTTGGGTACAGCACCTTCCAACTTGGCTATTATGGGCCGTTATATTTTGACACCTAAAGTATTTGAGTATCTGGAAGAACAAAATGTGGGTGCGGGTGGTGAGATTCAACTCACGGATGCGCTGCAAATGCTGAATCGGGATGAAGGAATTAGTGCTTATGATTTTGAAGGCTCCCGGTTTGACGTCGGTGAGAAGCTGGGCTATATCCTGACCACACTTGATTTTGCTCTCAAAAATAAAGAATTGCGTGCGCCGGTCCTAATGGCGATAGAAGAGATTCTGATGAAGGAACAATTGAACCAAATGCTTGTAGCAGGAGGGGATAGTCTGTGA
- a CDS encoding sugar transferase — protein MKLSRPEYFGSGEALAKDGTSAVLEQPYSQRVGGYADVIKPFIDFIIAAVLLLITSPVMLVAAIMIKLDSKGPVIFRQERYGKNGVKFSIYKFRTMRTDAPKYGVSPTTSNDPRITRLGRLLRKTSMDELPQLLNIIKGDMSFIGPRPEMKRIVEESYTDLERRRFLVKPGITGLWQVSDVRKEPIHHNLQYDFHYISNVSLKMDIIIIFKTVGVMIKSNTF, from the coding sequence GTGAAACTTTCAAGACCGGAATACTTTGGGAGTGGAGAAGCCCTGGCCAAGGATGGCACTTCGGCAGTATTAGAACAGCCTTACTCCCAGCGTGTTGGCGGATATGCTGACGTAATAAAACCGTTTATCGATTTTATTATTGCGGCTGTGCTGTTGCTGATTACATCACCGGTCATGCTTGTTGCAGCAATTATGATTAAGCTTGATTCCAAAGGACCTGTAATATTCAGACAAGAACGTTACGGGAAAAACGGAGTTAAATTTAGTATTTATAAATTCAGAACGATGCGTACGGATGCGCCGAAATATGGCGTATCTCCAACGACAAGTAATGATCCAAGAATTACACGGCTGGGTAGATTGCTTCGTAAAACTAGCATGGATGAGCTGCCACAATTGCTTAATATTATCAAGGGTGACATGAGCTTCATAGGTCCCAGACCTGAAATGAAGCGAATCGTAGAAGAAAGCTACACGGATCTGGAGCGCAGACGTTTTCTGGTGAAACCAGGGATTACTGGATTATGGCAAGTAAGTGATGTTCGTAAGGAACCGATTCATCATAATCTGCAATATGATTTTCACTACATCTCTAACGTATCTTTAAAAATGGATATCATTATCATTTTTAAAACCGTTGGCGTTATGATCAAAAGTAATACATTTTAA
- a CDS encoding SDR family NAD(P)-dependent oxidoreductase: MKHVVVTGAAGFLGSHLVKSLIDQGHQVTGIDNLSTGVSKNLQEVANSPLFFFREADVTLPDSLDFLVDQSVDEVYHLASPASPKFYQADSIGTIWVNTRGTYHLLELARTKGAKFLYSSTSEAYGDPEVHPQPESYRGNVNTWGPRACYDEAKRLGEVFCYEYYTKHSVPVKVARIFNTYSSGLRNDDGRVISNFVTQALTGQDITVYGDGSQTRSFCYVDDNIRGLQQLMAVDRANGEIINIGNPTEYSVLEVARLVKELTQSDSNLVFLPLPEDDPKVRRPVIDKAREILNWEPEIGLEEGLKLTIDHYRAMLLETS, translated from the coding sequence TTGAAACATGTTGTAGTGACTGGCGCGGCCGGTTTCCTAGGCTCACATTTAGTCAAATCATTAATTGATCAAGGACATCAGGTTACCGGAATAGATAACCTTTCAACAGGCGTTTCTAAAAATCTGCAAGAGGTGGCTAACAGCCCCCTCTTTTTTTTCCGTGAAGCTGATGTTACGCTACCCGACTCATTGGATTTTCTGGTAGATCAGTCAGTAGATGAAGTCTATCATCTGGCTTCACCCGCTTCACCCAAGTTCTATCAGGCAGATTCGATCGGAACGATCTGGGTGAACACTCGAGGAACCTATCATTTGTTGGAGCTCGCTCGTACCAAAGGAGCAAAGTTCCTATATTCGAGTACGAGTGAAGCTTATGGAGATCCTGAAGTGCATCCGCAGCCTGAGAGTTATCGAGGTAACGTGAACACTTGGGGGCCTAGAGCCTGTTATGATGAGGCCAAGCGTTTGGGTGAAGTTTTTTGTTATGAATACTACACGAAACACAGTGTTCCCGTGAAGGTGGCGCGTATTTTTAATACGTATTCATCAGGACTTCGGAACGATGATGGCCGTGTTATTTCTAACTTTGTAACACAGGCACTGACAGGGCAGGATATTACGGTGTACGGCGACGGATCACAAACACGCTCGTTCTGTTATGTGGATGATAACATTCGAGGACTACAACAACTGATGGCTGTAGATAGAGCAAATGGGGAAATTATCAACATTGGTAATCCCACGGAATATAGCGTACTTGAAGTTGCTCGTTTGGTTAAAGAGCTTACGCAATCAGACAGCAATCTCGTTTTTTTACCTTTGCCAGAAGATGACCCTAAGGTAAGACGTCCGGTAATTGACAAGGCTCGAGAAATTTTAAATTGGGAACCTGAGATTGGCTTGGAAGAAGGATTAAAACTTACGATCGACCATTACCGGGCTATGCTGCTGGAAACCTCATGA
- a CDS encoding glycosyltransferase family 4 protein, producing MHKILIAHSLYPPHVIGGAEISTQILAQTLDPSYDVKVITVGGHKEGEVRKDSVNGIEILRLPFNNRYWIGDSSRQVSTSDKVLWRVQDIFNIRQYRHIKRYLALTRPVVVHTQNIPGLSLAIWKAAFELEIPVVHTLRDFSLIEPIQISAYSRVYRQISKRYSRMISSVIGISEHILRTHTAMGFFEHASKHVIHNIVESNDNVQDLYADKKVRHDQPLNIGYFGQLTEVKGVHYLIDAVKKLDQKVLGKLFIHGDGPMLHQLQELAESEPRIIFMGKLDKSQIARRMAGMDLTIVPSTWDEPFGRVVIESYQVGTPVYASKVGGMPEILMDAGRFSFAAHSADEISKAILNYYELSELEKNQMKLQCFAHSQSFNEDYLLKEHTNIYEKLIRCGG from the coding sequence GTGCATAAAATATTGATTGCCCACAGTTTGTATCCACCCCATGTCATTGGTGGGGCTGAAATATCCACACAAATCCTTGCTCAGACTCTGGATCCAAGTTATGACGTAAAGGTCATTACAGTAGGGGGACACAAGGAAGGCGAAGTGAGGAAAGATTCCGTTAACGGGATTGAAATCTTGAGATTGCCGTTTAACAATCGTTACTGGATTGGTGATTCTTCTAGGCAAGTATCTACCTCTGACAAAGTGTTATGGCGAGTTCAGGATATATTCAACATCAGACAGTATCGGCATATTAAACGATATCTTGCGCTGACACGTCCGGTTGTAGTCCATACCCAGAATATCCCTGGTCTCAGTCTGGCGATCTGGAAAGCAGCGTTTGAACTTGAGATTCCAGTGGTGCATACACTTCGGGATTTTTCACTGATTGAGCCTATTCAAATATCAGCGTACTCCAGAGTGTACAGACAAATTTCGAAGAGATACAGCCGCATGATCTCATCGGTGATTGGTATATCGGAACATATCCTCAGGACGCATACAGCGATGGGGTTCTTCGAACACGCCTCTAAACATGTGATTCATAATATTGTAGAGAGTAATGATAATGTTCAGGACTTGTATGCTGACAAGAAGGTTCGTCATGATCAGCCGCTGAACATAGGATATTTTGGACAATTAACAGAAGTAAAGGGTGTTCATTATTTGATTGATGCAGTAAAAAAATTAGATCAGAAGGTTTTAGGAAAGTTGTTCATTCACGGTGATGGTCCGATGCTGCATCAATTGCAAGAACTGGCTGAGTCAGAACCGCGTATCATTTTTATGGGCAAACTGGATAAATCACAAATTGCTCGGAGGATGGCAGGGATGGATTTGACCATCGTGCCTTCCACATGGGATGAACCTTTTGGCAGGGTGGTCATTGAGTCGTATCAGGTAGGTACACCCGTCTATGCTTCAAAAGTTGGAGGAATGCCGGAGATTTTGATGGATGCAGGGAGATTTTCATTTGCAGCCCATAGTGCAGATGAGATTAGCAAGGCGATTCTCAACTATTATGAGCTGTCTGAATTGGAAAAAAATCAAATGAAGCTTCAATGCTTTGCACACAGTCAATCCTTTAATGAAGATTACCTTCTCAAGGAGCACACCAACATCTATGAGAAGCTAATCAGGTGTGGGGGTTAA
- a CDS encoding glycosyltransferase, translating into MKVLHIGEYVVGGVATYLNELVAYQRHIFDVYLLMSDYNSASDFDLEPERIFRYKYKRHPKHFFSAMRQIHQAIRRIQPDIIHVHSSFAGMLARGLFFISPRKASVFYCSHGWSFLMDTKPLHKKAYFMIEKVLEFKTDFIINISKYELEQSVQLGMSPAKSRFVYSGLRDRKNTQRPDHSSSVVRDDLDKTSVIQLLFVGRYDRQKGLDILLDVMGKYPELQQLIRLYVIGDSVLEKNEWNFPENVVRLGWVDNAEIDHYYEQCDAIIMPSRWEGLPLVALEAMKNRKPVIASNRASLPELISHGMNGYIFDLERPEELREILMNLNKMTLTAMGEVGHGIYKERFSSNRMNEEFVSLYYEAKDMGVTFQGIHPASRLEISKRNGE; encoded by the coding sequence ATGAAGGTTTTGCATATAGGAGAATACGTTGTTGGCGGGGTAGCGACATATTTAAACGAGCTTGTTGCATACCAACGTCATATTTTTGATGTTTATTTGTTGATGAGCGACTATAATTCGGCTTCTGATTTCGATTTGGAGCCGGAACGCATTTTTCGTTACAAGTATAAGCGCCATCCCAAACACTTTTTCTCGGCCATGAGACAGATTCACCAAGCCATACGACGTATTCAACCGGATATTATTCATGTTCACAGCTCATTTGCGGGTATGCTCGCAAGGGGCTTGTTTTTTATTTCTCCCCGTAAAGCCAGCGTATTTTATTGCTCACATGGATGGTCCTTTCTAATGGATACTAAGCCTTTACATAAAAAGGCTTATTTCATGATCGAGAAAGTGCTGGAGTTCAAAACAGATTTTATCATCAATATTTCGAAGTACGAGTTGGAACAGTCCGTTCAATTAGGGATGTCTCCTGCCAAATCAAGGTTTGTGTACAGTGGATTGCGGGATCGTAAAAATACCCAGCGACCAGATCATTCTTCATCAGTTGTTCGAGATGATTTGGATAAGACGAGTGTCATTCAGCTCTTATTCGTTGGCAGATATGATCGACAGAAAGGACTAGATATCCTTCTGGATGTCATGGGTAAATATCCTGAACTTCAACAATTGATCCGGCTTTATGTCATCGGTGATAGCGTGTTGGAAAAGAATGAGTGGAATTTTCCTGAAAATGTTGTTCGGTTGGGTTGGGTGGACAATGCGGAAATTGACCACTATTACGAACAATGCGATGCAATTATCATGCCATCCAGGTGGGAGGGATTACCCTTGGTAGCACTGGAAGCTATGAAGAACCGAAAGCCAGTAATCGCAAGTAATCGAGCCTCTTTACCAGAGCTAATCTCACATGGCATGAACGGATACATTTTTGATCTTGAACGACCAGAAGAGCTGCGAGAGATCCTAATGAATCTCAATAAAATGACGCTTACTGCCATGGGAGAAGTCGGTCATGGCATCTACAAGGAGCGGTTTAGCTCTAATCGAATGAATGAGGAGTTTGTTAGTCTCTATTATGAAGCTAAGGATATGGGCGTTACCTTCCAGGGGATTCATCCGGCTTCACGTCTGGAAATTTCAAAGAGAAATGGAGAATGA
- a CDS encoding glycosyltransferase family 4 protein, whose product MIRIYINARFLTQTVTGVQRYAIELIKEIDKLIEAGEVDGTRYEFCLLSPANVITKLELKHIRHQVVGRFKGHLWEQLELPLYARKGLLINLCNTGPAFKRNQVVTIHDASVFSYPKAFSFAFRSWYQFLTVRLGKISKKVITVSNFSKGELIQHCKIAAQKVTVTHLGIDHIHHRQAAEGTLEKYGIQSPYVLAVSTMNPYKNFKLILDILPEVKAQNLSVVIVGSKNSKVFSNHALNETDGVNWVGYVTDEELKALYEHAAGFIFPSLYEGFGLPPLEAMALGCPVIVSSRGSIPEICGEAGLYFDPHHPQEAASRLVEIMSDPELGQKLSIQGREHSAFFSWNKCAKDTVNVIMSTV is encoded by the coding sequence ATGATTAGAATATATATTAATGCCCGTTTTCTAACTCAGACCGTTACCGGGGTACAGCGGTATGCTATTGAGCTTATAAAGGAAATAGACAAACTTATTGAAGCCGGAGAGGTGGATGGAACAAGGTATGAGTTTTGTCTGTTATCCCCTGCCAACGTTATTACTAAACTTGAATTAAAGCATATCCGTCATCAGGTGGTCGGCAGATTCAAAGGACATTTGTGGGAGCAGCTTGAACTTCCCCTTTACGCAAGAAAAGGATTGCTAATTAACCTGTGTAATACAGGCCCGGCGTTTAAACGAAATCAGGTCGTAACGATCCACGATGCATCGGTATTTAGTTATCCGAAGGCATTTTCCTTTGCTTTCCGTTCATGGTACCAGTTTTTGACCGTTAGGTTGGGGAAGATATCCAAAAAGGTGATTACGGTATCCAATTTCTCCAAAGGAGAACTGATCCAACACTGCAAAATTGCTGCGCAAAAGGTAACCGTCACTCATTTGGGCATTGATCATATTCATCATAGGCAGGCTGCCGAAGGGACGCTTGAGAAATACGGGATCCAATCACCATACGTCCTGGCTGTCAGCACCATGAATCCATATAAGAACTTCAAGCTGATTTTGGATATTTTGCCTGAGGTGAAGGCGCAAAATCTGAGTGTAGTCATTGTGGGATCGAAAAACAGCAAAGTATTTAGCAATCACGCATTGAACGAAACGGATGGCGTAAATTGGGTGGGTTATGTGACGGACGAAGAGTTAAAAGCATTGTATGAACATGCTGCTGGCTTCATTTTCCCGTCGTTGTATGAAGGTTTTGGCTTGCCGCCGCTTGAGGCGATGGCGCTCGGGTGTCCGGTGATTGTATCTTCTCGAGGGTCCATTCCGGAAATATGCGGGGAAGCTGGACTTTACTTTGATCCTCATCACCCGCAGGAAGCCGCTTCACGTCTAGTTGAGATTATGTCTGATCCCGAGCTTGGTCAGAAATTGTCCATTCAGGGCAGAGAGCATTCGGCTTTTTTCTCCTGGAACAAATGTGCCAAGGATACGGTCAATGTTATCATGAGTACGGTGTAA
- a CDS encoding glycosyltransferase family 4 protein, which yields MNKVFVAIDFPPEKGGIHDYAYGLISQIPAEETTVLTNKIKNVAESEQFDQKTDFQIIRKRIFWNSNKLLLVLSQLILVFQLIILKWRKKTDEIHFVNIFPVGIAGPFMKTFFGVKYFPYVHGLDVMGMVNSKLFPLLLFILRRSDKVIANSQYTKSKLVELGIPEMQIVIIPPGLNVSKLNGGSDFNEDIRDKYDLHGKKVMITVSRLVERKGHDVTLKAISHVIKRIPNLKYLICGDGPHRGELERLVKQYGLDSVVVFTGGITDHELHQLYECSDLFVMPSRDIKEKGDVEGFGIVFLEANYYRLPVIAGNSGGIPDAVKDEITGYLVDPLDEKEIANRIEELIMDEGLARTMGNNGYDWVINHCLWSHRGQLLKQLI from the coding sequence ATGAATAAAGTATTTGTTGCTATTGATTTCCCACCCGAAAAAGGAGGGATTCATGATTATGCTTATGGACTTATATCTCAGATTCCGGCTGAAGAGACCACGGTTTTAACGAATAAAATAAAGAATGTTGCAGAGTCCGAACAATTTGACCAGAAGACCGATTTCCAGATTATCCGGAAGCGAATTTTTTGGAATTCCAATAAGCTCCTGCTCGTCTTATCGCAGCTTATCCTAGTCTTCCAGCTTATTATTCTCAAATGGCGCAAAAAAACGGACGAAATACACTTTGTCAACATATTCCCAGTAGGCATCGCAGGCCCGTTTATGAAAACTTTTTTTGGGGTTAAATATTTCCCTTATGTTCATGGCTTGGATGTTATGGGGATGGTGAACAGCAAGTTGTTTCCACTCCTGTTGTTCATTTTGAGGCGGTCTGACAAGGTGATTGCCAATAGCCAGTATACCAAGTCAAAGTTGGTGGAGCTCGGCATTCCGGAGATGCAGATTGTCATTATTCCACCAGGGTTAAACGTAAGCAAACTAAACGGTGGTTCTGATTTCAATGAAGACATTCGCGATAAATATGATCTGCATGGCAAAAAAGTGATGATAACCGTCTCTCGTTTGGTTGAGCGCAAGGGACATGATGTCACTCTTAAAGCTATAAGTCATGTAATCAAGCGGATTCCTAATCTGAAATATCTAATATGTGGAGATGGTCCACACAGAGGCGAATTGGAACGTCTGGTGAAGCAGTACGGGTTAGATTCTGTAGTCGTATTCACAGGCGGCATCACTGACCACGAGCTGCATCAGTTATATGAATGTTCTGATCTGTTTGTCATGCCTAGCCGTGATATTAAGGAAAAAGGTGATGTGGAAGGTTTCGGAATTGTATTTCTTGAAGCCAATTACTACAGATTACCTGTGATTGCGGGTAATAGCGGTGGGATTCCTGATGCGGTAAAGGACGAAATAACCGGTTATCTCGTGGATCCTTTGGATGAGAAGGAAATCGCTAATCGAATTGAAGAATTGATTATGGATGAGGGACTGGCCAGAACGATGGGGAATAACGGTTATGATTGGGTTATCAATCATTGCCTATGGTCGCATCGCGGACAGCTATTGAAGCAACTCATCTAA
- a CDS encoding glycosyltransferase family 4 protein yields MKICIVTHRIVKGEGQGRVNYEVAVETLRQGHEVIMIANEVEPQLLENKCAAWIKVFPSLKLPQLLRYQIFAFKSAIHIRKLRKAKQVDLVMVNGFITWTKADINAVHFVHTTWIKSPVHSFRVHRSWKRWYFGLYTLVNAYLERYAFRKSSKIIAVSEKVKNELIKLGIKHDKVQVIHNGVDVREFYPCEAGKKSKMDINPSQVVGLFAGDISSPRKNLDTVLKSMVSVPELSLVVAGSTNRSIYPQMAEDLNIKDRVHFLGFRKDMGHIMRNVDLFIFPSRYEACSLVVLEALASGIPVVITEESGVTEIIQSSGENMPSGIVLSDPNDAEQLTNVLNSLILNETKMEKMGKVSREIALRNDWKMMSRKYLDSFEEVLYQKEKKRSLRTRSVEVES; encoded by the coding sequence ATGAAAATATGTATTGTTACCCATAGGATTGTTAAAGGAGAGGGACAAGGCAGAGTCAACTATGAAGTCGCAGTTGAAACCTTGAGGCAGGGCCATGAAGTTATTATGATTGCCAATGAGGTGGAGCCACAATTACTTGAGAATAAATGCGCTGCATGGATTAAGGTATTTCCTTCTCTCAAGTTGCCGCAGCTATTGCGCTATCAAATCTTTGCTTTTAAGAGTGCGATTCATATTCGCAAGCTAAGAAAAGCAAAACAGGTTGATCTTGTCATGGTCAATGGTTTTATCACCTGGACTAAAGCTGACATCAATGCTGTTCACTTTGTACACACCACATGGATTAAATCCCCCGTACATAGTTTCCGCGTACACCGCTCTTGGAAACGTTGGTATTTTGGTCTTTACACTCTTGTGAATGCGTATCTCGAACGGTACGCTTTTCGCAAAAGCAGTAAAATTATTGCTGTTTCCGAGAAAGTGAAGAATGAACTAATTAAATTGGGCATTAAGCACGATAAGGTGCAAGTCATTCATAATGGAGTGGATGTGCGTGAATTTTATCCCTGTGAAGCTGGGAAGAAAAGCAAAATGGATATCAACCCCAGCCAGGTTGTAGGTCTTTTTGCTGGTGATATCAGTAGTCCAAGAAAAAACTTGGACACCGTGCTAAAGTCAATGGTATCCGTGCCTGAGCTATCTCTTGTTGTAGCTGGTTCTACAAACAGAAGCATTTATCCTCAAATGGCCGAGGATCTGAATATTAAAGATCGGGTTCATTTTTTGGGTTTCCGCAAGGATATGGGACATATCATGCGAAATGTGGATCTGTTTATCTTCCCTTCACGTTATGAGGCTTGTAGTCTGGTTGTACTCGAAGCTCTTGCATCAGGAATACCGGTCGTTATAACAGAGGAATCGGGCGTAACTGAAATTATACAGAGCTCAGGCGAAAATATGCCCTCAGGAATTGTCCTGAGTGATCCAAACGATGCAGAGCAGTTAACTAATGTTCTCAATTCTCTTATTCTTAATGAGACAAAAATGGAAAAAATGGGTAAAGTATCTAGAGAAATTGCATTGCGAAATGATTGGAAAATGATGTCTAGGAAATATTTAGACAGTTTTGAAGAGGTTCTGTATCAGAAAGAAAAGAAACGCTCCCTAAGAACACGGAGTGTGGAGGTTGAATCATAA